One Silene latifolia isolate original U9 population chromosome 4, ASM4854445v1, whole genome shotgun sequence DNA segment encodes these proteins:
- the LOC141650992 gene encoding F-box protein CPR1-like, translating to MAAVRNPCTKTITVSLPTEIITDEILPKLPAKSLVRFKCVSKSFNTLISSPDFINLHLQQSLSSGANRLLILAKEDSSDLYSFDIDSSDSNTTAVKIPLPSTLDYWLEYGIVSIVGSFNGLLCVGLKCDIDEIEEYKQVVINPSTGVFREVPYKYTPLFGNEFRVSFGFGYDDINDDYKLVRVAENAIHYHPYQGDDLYNREVMVYIDRQIPCSRETVLL from the coding sequence ATGGCTGCTGTTCGTAATCCTTGTACCAAAACAATAACGGTTTCCCTCCCAACTGAGATAATAACTGATGAGATTTTACCCAAATTACCCGCCAAATCACTCGTTCGCTTCAAATGTGTTTCCAAATCCTTCAACACTTTGATATCATCACCCGACTTCATCAACCTTCACCTTCAACAATCCCTCTCGTCAGGCGCAAATCGCCTTCTTATTCTCGCTAAAGAAGACAGCAGTGATCTGTACTCGTTCGACATAGACTCGTCTGACAGCAACACCACCGCCGTTAAAATCCCTTTACCGAGTACCCTAGACTATTGGTTGGAATATGGCATTGTTTCCATTGTTGGCTCATTCAATGGCTTGCTTTGCGTTGGACTAAAATGCGACATTGACGAAATTGAGGAATATAAGCAAGTTGTGATCAACCCGTCTACGGGAGTATTTCGGGAAGTTCCTTACAAATACACACCTTTGTTTGGAAACGAGTTTCGGGTTAGTTTTGGGTTTGGGTATGATGACATAAACGACGATTATAAACTTGTTAGGGTTGCGGAAAATGCTATCCACTATCACCCTTATCAAGGAGACGACTTATACAACCGAGAGGTGATGGTGTACATCGACCGTCAGATTCCTTGCAGTCGCGAGACGGTGTTGTTATGA
- the LOC141652738 gene encoding F-box protein CPR1-like gives MAAVRNPSAKRTMLSIPTEIITDEILPKLPVKSLARFKCVSKSFHTLISSHEFINIHLQQSLSSSTNRLLILTGKGGSDLYSFDIDSPDFDTTVINIPLPHTLDYWLDNGVVSIVGSVNGLLCVGILRYIDGPDEFKQVVINPSTRVFREVPYIDIPILGNAIRVSFGFGYDDINDDYKVVRVVENAIQYDPYQGDELYNREVMVYSLNNNTWKLVEDVHRPIYSLQVCHNGVLMKNHLLHWIFWCLDMYYIYCFDVRSDKWVDEVPLMDLFTDPMADFIEDNEHERVHVVNLGVLDGCLCITVTRAMSNLSDVVWMMKEYGVKESWIKLFEISRCSPCCCKPCCYYFDGPYGFRRGSKQEVLVRRPPKIAGLFWFNIGSEGYGKTEEISGIPVFDQACFFTSSLVPIPGSLPIISPAD, from the coding sequence ATGGCTGCTGTCCGTAATCCCTCTGCCAAAAGAACAATGCTTTCTATCCCAACTGAGATAATAACTGATGAGATCTTACCCAAATTACCCGTCAAATCACTTGCTCGCTTCAAATGCGTTTCCAAATCCTTCCACACTTTGATATCATCCCATGAATTCATCAACATTCACCTTCAACAATCCCTCTCGTCAAGCACGAACCGCCTGCTTATTCTTACTGGAAAAGGTGGCAGTGATCTCTACTCGTTCGACATAGACTCACCAGATTTCGACACCACTGTCATTAACATCCCTTTACCGCATACCCTAGACTATTGGTTGGACAATGGCGTTGTTTCCATTGTGGGTTCAGTTAATGGCTTGCTTTGCGTTGGAATACTACGTTACATTGACGGACCTGATGAATTTAAGCAAGTCGTCATCAACCCGTCTACAAGAGTATTTCGAGAAGTTCCGTACATAGACATACCTATATTGGGAAACGCGATTCGGGTTAGCTTTGGGTTTGGGTATGATGACATAAACGACGATTATAAAGTTGTCAGGGTTGTGGAAAATGCTATCCAATATGACCCTTATCAAGGGGACGAGTTATACAACCGGGAGGTGATGGTGTATAGTCTAAACAACAATACCTGGAAGTTGGTTGAGGATGTACATCGACCTATATATTCATTGCAGGTGTGTCATAATGGTGTTCTTATGAAGAATCATTTACTTCATTGGATTTTTTGGTGTTTAGATATGTACTACATTTATTGTTTTGATGTTCGATCTGATAAATGGGTTGACGAGGTGCCTTTGATGGACTTATTCACTGATCCCATGGCTGATTTTATCGAGGATAACGAACATGAGAGGGTTCATGTGGTAAACCTCGGTGTTCTTGATGGTTGTTTATGTATTACTGTAACACGCGCAATGTCTAATTTGTCTGATGTTGTATGGATGATGAAAGAGTATGGAGTGAAGGAGTCGTGGATTAAATTGTTTGAAATTTCTCGTTGTTCTCCTTGTTGTTGTAAACCTTGTTGTTACTACTTCGATGGCCCTTATGGTTTCCGCCGTGGCTCAAAACAAGAGGTTTTGGTTCGCAGACCACCTAAGATTGCTGGACTATTTTGGTTCAATATAGGATCCGAAGGCTATGGTAAAACTGAAGAAATAAGTGGGATTCCTGTTTTCGATCAAGCGTGTTTTTTTACTAGTAGTCTTGTTCCGATTCCTGGTAGTTTGCCGATTATATCGCCAGCTGATTAA